One Simkaniaceae bacterium genomic region harbors:
- a CDS encoding ABC transporter substrate-binding protein — protein sequence MKKILITFFAFSLFFAVGCRSHQPRKVYFVAIDPTFYPMSFDAQLPYVLGFTNELLMEIADRRHIIIHHVPRSWDNIILDLKEKQYDAMLSGMDPILTNEKEYEFSNVYLSTGPVLVCQKEAPKRSLSEMKNAFIGVLPRTRSAFYVETQDNLMPHYYPSNGEMCFAVDQEQIDGALIGNIAAMAYVADLFEQKLAIMSEPMFNEGLRLVVLKGQHNDLIEEFNEGLKELKKKGIYQALLLKWHLSID from the coding sequence ATGAAAAAGATACTCATTACCTTTTTTGCCTTTTCTCTTTTTTTTGCTGTAGGTTGCCGCTCTCATCAACCTAGGAAAGTCTATTTTGTCGCCATTGATCCCACATTTTATCCCATGAGTTTTGATGCACAACTTCCATATGTATTGGGATTTACTAATGAACTTTTAATGGAAATTGCCGATCGGCGCCATATTATTATCCATCATGTTCCTCGTAGCTGGGATAATATCATCCTCGATTTGAAAGAGAAACAGTATGATGCGATGCTCAGCGGAATGGATCCGATTTTGACCAATGAAAAGGAATATGAGTTTTCCAATGTCTATTTGTCAACGGGACCTGTCTTAGTCTGTCAAAAAGAGGCGCCTAAAAGATCCCTATCAGAGATGAAAAATGCATTCATCGGTGTGTTGCCGAGAACGCGGAGTGCATTTTATGTTGAAACACAGGACAATCTCATGCCTCACTATTATCCGAGCAATGGAGAGATGTGTTTTGCTGTTGATCAAGAACAAATCGATGGAGCGCTCATCGGAAATATTGCGGCAATGGCTTATGTTGCCGATCTTTTTGAGCAAAAGCTTGCTATTATGTCTGAGCCTATGTTCAACGAAGGCCTTCGCCTTGTGGTGCTCAAAGGGCAGCATAATGATCTCATTGAAGAATTTAATGAGGGACTTAAAGAGCTCAAAAAGAAGGGAATTTATCAAGCTCTGCTCTTGAAATGGCACCTTT
- a CDS encoding pGP6-D family virulence protein, which yields MSKSDSLVAGFLEKNRQKSLENTAKMPNSFQGLFGIKELEESEKNRLEALLLPDIHEGEQEQFQSDFAQLVSTAAEVRAIQKQGILLLGERIHKAREILLAYSGAKSLLSKWMQFSFPSLKTAYNALGFYELYRALPSQELKDKYQKMPAKAGYILASREGDITKKCAFIENHSDQLAKALIEEIQHVFPLEAEDKRVKKVSGAHVIAEIKHLLNRLNHVRSHLTLSEKKELLEIADDIYQHFRT from the coding sequence ATGTCTAAAAGCGATTCACTTGTTGCAGGATTTTTAGAAAAAAATCGACAAAAATCGCTAGAGAACACGGCAAAAATGCCAAACTCTTTTCAAGGCTTATTTGGCATTAAGGAACTGGAAGAGAGCGAAAAAAATCGCCTTGAAGCGCTGTTGTTGCCGGATATTCATGAAGGGGAGCAAGAGCAATTTCAAAGCGATTTTGCTCAATTAGTGAGTACGGCTGCAGAAGTGAGGGCTATTCAAAAACAGGGAATTTTACTTCTCGGGGAGCGTATCCATAAAGCAAGAGAAATACTACTGGCTTATTCCGGTGCAAAAAGTCTTTTATCTAAATGGATGCAGTTTTCTTTCCCCAGTTTAAAAACAGCCTATAATGCGCTCGGCTTTTACGAGCTCTACCGCGCGCTTCCTTCGCAAGAGCTTAAAGATAAATATCAAAAAATGCCGGCAAAAGCCGGATATATTCTCGCTTCAAGGGAAGGGGATATCACAAAAAAGTGTGCATTTATTGAAAATCATTCCGATCAATTGGCTAAAGCGTTGATTGAAGAGATACAACACGTATTCCCGCTTGAAGCAGAAGATAAAAGGGTTAAAAAAGTCAGTGGCGCGCATGTCATTGCAGAAATTAAACATCTGCTCAACCGGCTCAATCATGTGAGGAGTCATTTAACGCTCAGTGAGAAGAAAGAACTTCTTGAAATAGCCGATGACATTTATCAGCATTTTAGAACATAA
- a CDS encoding ParA family protein, translating to MVKVITFCSFKGGTAKTSTCLHLGSALAKFHHQRVLLVDFDAQANLSTGLGLGVDHLNTMAAVLKNEKTMHEVIQDTSVEGLKIVPANIYLDGIESTSPIVGDLYGHERLKKALRPLKEFDYILIDTPPSLGWLTQSALFAAHHSMICAMPEAFSILALDRLRLYHEKIREHHHLEVLGVVLSFWSDRSTTNHAFLDAIEAAFPHRLFETKIHRDVSVSRSVLKGIPVFSYANHSRAAQDYQSLAAEFLARVESKEVAYV from the coding sequence ATGGTTAAGGTTATTACATTTTGTAGTTTTAAAGGCGGAACGGCGAAAACGTCGACATGTCTACATCTCGGAAGCGCGCTGGCTAAGTTCCATCATCAACGCGTGTTGCTCGTCGATTTTGATGCGCAGGCTAATTTAAGCACCGGGCTTGGCCTTGGTGTAGATCATCTCAATACGATGGCGGCCGTATTAAAAAATGAAAAAACAATGCACGAAGTGATTCAGGATACATCCGTCGAAGGGTTGAAAATTGTTCCTGCCAATATCTATCTCGATGGCATTGAATCGACCTCTCCGATTGTGGGAGATTTATATGGGCATGAGAGGTTAAAAAAAGCACTAAGACCGCTTAAGGAGTTTGATTATATATTAATCGATACGCCCCCGAGTCTTGGTTGGCTGACTCAAAGCGCCCTTTTCGCAGCGCACCACTCGATGATTTGTGCGATGCCGGAAGCGTTTAGTATTCTGGCGCTTGATCGCCTCCGCCTTTATCACGAGAAAATTAGGGAGCACCATCACCTGGAAGTATTAGGTGTTGTCCTTTCTTTTTGGTCGGATCGGAGTACGACCAATCATGCTTTTTTAGACGCAATTGAAGCGGCATTCCCACACCGACTGTTTGAGACAAAAATTCATCGGGATGTTTCCGTTTCGAGATCGGTATTGAAGGGGATTCCCGTTTTCAGTTATGCGAATCATTCTAGAGCTGCTCAAGATTATCAATCCCTTGCGGCTGAGTTTTTAGCGCGTGTTGAATCAAAAGAGGTGGCATATGTCTAA
- a CDS encoding glycosyltransferase family 9 protein — MLTHCKNFLILFFVKMIQWLIPKAPVTASKTILIISTTGLGDTIWATPAIRSLKGAFPNARIDLLTTGLGKEALFHNPHLNEVYVITYQSLLSLRKILWRNRYEAVLIFHASQRFIFPLSALIGARKTISTQHQNKGLDRLITDLIPAAPIHEIERRFRLVEVLYPKIERGPLEIPIQEDEMQEALFFLKKSGWDGKQPLVVLQPGAKDHFKLWPAEYYIETAHALAHISPFFLITGSMSEAAFVKNIARDIPNSIPLFGQISLRSLICLIHRADLMITNDTGPMHLAFSQNTPTIALFAPTDPRFCGPYFAQTAFVISKRRTCIPCLKKRCRDPFCMRQIPVKDVVSLARQILEDRS; from the coding sequence ATGCTGACACATTGTAAAAATTTCCTCATTCTTTTTTTTGTAAAAATGATTCAATGGCTGATTCCGAAGGCTCCCGTCACGGCATCCAAAACCATTTTAATCATATCGACAACAGGGCTGGGTGATACGATTTGGGCTACGCCCGCTATTCGAAGTTTAAAGGGAGCTTTTCCAAACGCGCGCATTGATTTATTGACAACGGGTTTAGGCAAAGAGGCCCTTTTTCACAACCCCCACCTCAATGAAGTTTACGTCATAACCTACCAGTCTCTTCTTTCGCTCCGGAAAATCTTATGGAGAAACCGCTATGAAGCCGTGTTAATTTTTCATGCGTCTCAACGCTTTATTTTTCCCTTGAGTGCACTCATTGGAGCACGAAAAACCATCTCCACACAGCATCAAAATAAAGGCCTTGATCGATTGATCACCGATTTAATCCCCGCTGCCCCCATCCATGAGATTGAGCGCCGTTTCCGACTCGTTGAAGTGCTTTATCCTAAGATCGAACGCGGCCCCCTCGAAATCCCCATTCAAGAAGATGAAATGCAAGAGGCTCTATTTTTCTTAAAAAAATCGGGTTGGGATGGGAAACAACCGCTCGTGGTGCTCCAGCCGGGAGCCAAGGATCATTTTAAATTATGGCCGGCTGAATATTACATTGAAACGGCTCATGCATTAGCCCACATTTCTCCTTTCTTTTTGATTACCGGAAGTATGAGTGAAGCGGCATTTGTCAAAAACATCGCAAGAGATATTCCAAATAGCATTCCCCTCTTCGGTCAAATTTCGCTTCGATCGCTAATTTGTTTGATTCATCGAGCAGATTTAATGATCACCAATGATACGGGTCCTATGCATCTCGCCTTTTCACAAAACACTCCCACGATTGCCCTCTTTGCACCAACTGACCCCAGATTTTGCGGCCCTTATTTTGCCCAAACCGCCTTTGTCATTTCTAAACGGCGCACGTGTATTCCCTGTTTGAAAAAACGGTGTCGAGACCCCTTTTGCATGCGACAAATTCCGGTTAAAGATGTGGTCTCTTTAGCGCGGCAAATTTTAGAGGATAGATCATGA
- a CDS encoding glycosyltransferase family 2 protein yields the protein MSVAVLILNWNGKEDTLECLASLDRQTYRNIHPIVVDNGSVDDSCRAIREAYPAITLIENHANLGFAEGNNVGIRFALEHNYAFIFLLNNDTSIDPHCIEAFVQFSQKHPQAILGARLCQYHDRTKLDHLGGYWNPNTLNFDLIAQGDEAFLPQYDSPITCDFVCGAAFFAPRDLFIAVGLLESRFFLIWEESDLCARAQKAGFDSIYCPKAIVYHKVSHSFVGGKPHTYYFWWRNRLLWIQRNLPKDERKRAFYRILIPEIAHILKLYLIKSLSIPFSQSPVQRRKQCKLYRAALRGIWDYTRQKFGPGPEWITK from the coding sequence ATGAGCGTAGCGGTATTAATTTTAAACTGGAATGGCAAAGAAGATACCCTTGAGTGTTTAGCTTCGCTTGATCGGCAAACCTATCGAAACATCCACCCCATCGTCGTTGATAATGGTTCAGTTGATGATTCCTGCCGTGCGATACGCGAAGCATATCCTGCGATAACGCTCATTGAAAATCATGCCAACTTAGGATTTGCCGAAGGCAATAATGTGGGCATTCGCTTTGCCCTTGAACACAACTATGCCTTTATTTTTCTTCTCAATAACGATACGTCAATAGATCCTCATTGCATTGAGGCCTTTGTTCAATTTTCTCAAAAGCATCCACAAGCTATTTTAGGTGCGCGCCTTTGCCAATATCACGATCGCACGAAGCTCGATCATTTAGGTGGATACTGGAACCCTAACACACTCAATTTTGATCTGATCGCGCAAGGAGATGAGGCTTTTCTTCCTCAGTATGATTCTCCCATCACCTGTGACTTTGTGTGCGGTGCGGCCTTTTTTGCCCCAAGAGATCTCTTTATAGCTGTGGGATTATTAGAAAGTCGATTTTTTCTCATTTGGGAGGAGAGCGATTTGTGTGCCCGCGCTCAAAAAGCCGGTTTTGACTCGATTTACTGCCCTAAGGCGATTGTCTATCATAAAGTTTCGCATTCTTTTGTGGGGGGTAAACCTCATACATATTATTTTTGGTGGCGTAACAGATTGCTCTGGATTCAGCGCAATCTTCCCAAAGACGAGCGAAAAAGGGCTTTTTATCGAATCCTGATTCCCGAAATCGCCCACATCTTAAAACTCTATTTGATTAAATCATTGTCGATTCCCTTCAGTCAATCCCCTGTACAAAGACGCAAGCAATGTAAATTATACCGCGCCGCTTTACGTGGAATATGGGATTATACGCGCCAAAAATTTGGTCCGGGTCCGGAATGGATTACAAAATAG
- the sctJ gene encoding type III secretion inner membrane ring lipoprotein SctJ, with amino-acid sequence MKFIQIFKQSNTFFLFLFSTLLLLTGCEKSQTVVSGVDEREANLIIVFLDSKGIQATKQQQAVSAIGGGQGGALKYNIFVEESKMIDAMAILNQNGLPRRQGTTLLELFAKQGLMTTDKEETIRYQAGLEQQIANMILMIDGIIDASVQLSFPSTDTGGGEQPTQAVTAAVYVKHQGILEDPNSHLETKIKRLVSGSVNGLDINNVTVVSDRSRYTDISVAELSMVPKTNDYVRIWSIVMSRESALKFRAIFFTIMILGTIFAALFGWLLWKFYPTLRRSGGLRDIFKIKPFTPEKTGVSEEKGEAPSE; translated from the coding sequence ATGAAATTCATTCAAATATTTAAACAATCCAACACATTTTTTTTATTTTTGTTCAGCACCCTCCTATTACTAACGGGATGTGAAAAGTCTCAGACTGTCGTGAGCGGTGTCGATGAACGTGAGGCTAATCTCATTATTGTCTTTCTGGATAGTAAAGGCATTCAAGCGACTAAACAGCAACAAGCCGTTTCCGCTATCGGCGGTGGACAGGGCGGCGCTCTTAAATACAATATTTTCGTCGAAGAATCAAAAATGATCGATGCGATGGCCATTTTAAATCAAAACGGTTTACCGAGAAGGCAAGGAACAACGCTTCTAGAACTTTTTGCTAAACAAGGCCTCATGACCACAGACAAAGAAGAAACCATTCGCTACCAAGCAGGTCTCGAACAACAAATCGCCAACATGATTTTGATGATTGATGGCATCATCGATGCCAGCGTACAGCTCTCATTCCCCTCGACCGATACGGGAGGGGGCGAACAGCCAACGCAAGCTGTGACCGCTGCAGTCTATGTCAAACATCAAGGAATTTTAGAAGACCCCAATTCCCATTTAGAGACAAAAATCAAACGCCTCGTATCAGGAAGCGTCAATGGACTCGATATCAACAATGTCACTGTTGTATCAGATCGATCGCGCTATACCGATATCAGCGTTGCCGAATTGTCTATGGTCCCCAAAACAAATGATTATGTCCGCATTTGGTCCATTGTGATGAGCCGTGAATCCGCTCTCAAGTTCAGAGCCATTTTTTTCACTATCATGATTCTGGGAACCATTTTTGCAGCCCTATTTGGTTGGCTTCTTTGGAAATTTTACCCCACGCTGCGCCGTTCCGGTGGTCTTCGCGATATTTTCAAAATCAAGCCCTTCACTCCAGAAAAAACCGGTGTTTCTGAAGAAAAGGGTGAGGCTCCTTCCGAATAA
- a CDS encoding HrpE/YscL family type III secretion apparatus protein, which produces MFLFSLIKSGTIHTASKQKIIPQADFSEILNAQEVLAQAKQEREDLLEETRNECIELKKQAEAQGFQKGLEMFNEHILGLENSIKLQRHEMQLQILPLALKASKRIVGEELLTNPETIVHIIQQAIKPATAHSQIKIYVNKDDLENVLQHKDEIRRKFEKLESLTISPRSDVSAGSCIIETEVGIINATLENQWRALEAAFENYMKQK; this is translated from the coding sequence ATGTTTTTATTTTCCTTGATTAAATCGGGAACGATTCACACTGCAAGCAAGCAAAAAATCATCCCACAAGCTGATTTTAGCGAAATTCTAAACGCACAAGAAGTTCTTGCCCAAGCCAAACAAGAGAGAGAAGATTTATTAGAGGAAACGCGCAACGAATGTATTGAATTAAAAAAACAAGCAGAGGCTCAAGGGTTCCAAAAGGGGCTTGAAATGTTCAATGAGCATATTCTCGGTCTTGAAAATAGCATTAAATTGCAGCGGCATGAAATGCAGCTACAAATCCTCCCTCTCGCCCTCAAAGCAAGCAAGCGCATTGTTGGAGAAGAGCTTTTAACTAACCCGGAAACAATTGTTCACATTATTCAACAGGCGATCAAACCCGCAACGGCTCACAGTCAAATTAAAATCTATGTGAATAAAGACGATTTAGAAAACGTATTACAACATAAAGATGAAATAAGAAGAAAATTTGAAAAATTGGAATCTTTGACCATTTCCCCCCGCTCAGATGTTTCTGCAGGAAGCTGTATTATCGAGACTGAAGTGGGGATCATCAATGCCACCCTTGAAAATCAATGGAGAGCTCTTGAAGCCGCCTTTGAAAATTATATGAAACAAAAATAG
- the sctR gene encoding type III secretion system export apparatus subunit SctR — protein MNAKSLFSSRNTLVFLVLCALFLLPSVVSFAADEPMGISDVGQQFLSSDASLDSKQPALITKMAVLAMLAILPFAIMMLTSFLKIVVVLSLLRNAIGVQQSPPNQAINGMALLMTIYVMFPTGLEMYNATSGFINSTNPQELFSTNGAYYVVNVVERAKEPFRGFLIRNMDQKHISYFYDLAYKKFPKDYRDKMTKTDFIVLVPAFVTSQIKAAFEVGVLIYLPFFVIDLVTSNILLAMGMMMLSPLTIALPLKLLLLVMIDGWTLIVQGLVLSYR, from the coding sequence ATGAACGCAAAGAGCTTATTTTCCTCCCGCAATACCTTGGTTTTTTTGGTGCTCTGCGCTCTTTTTCTATTGCCATCGGTTGTCTCTTTTGCGGCTGATGAACCCATGGGGATCTCAGATGTAGGCCAACAGTTTCTCAGTTCTGATGCGAGTTTGGACTCGAAACAGCCGGCGCTTATTACAAAAATGGCCGTGCTGGCCATGCTGGCCATTCTACCCTTTGCCATCATGATGCTCACCTCTTTTTTAAAAATTGTCGTCGTCCTCTCTTTGCTGCGCAACGCGATCGGTGTCCAACAATCGCCACCCAACCAGGCAATCAATGGCATGGCACTTCTCATGACGATTTATGTCATGTTTCCAACAGGTTTAGAAATGTACAATGCGACAAGCGGTTTTATTAATTCGACCAATCCGCAAGAACTCTTTTCGACAAATGGGGCCTACTATGTTGTCAATGTCGTTGAAAGGGCCAAAGAGCCCTTCCGCGGATTTTTAATACGCAACATGGACCAAAAACATATCAGCTATTTTTATGATCTTGCCTATAAAAAATTCCCGAAAGACTACCGCGATAAAATGACAAAAACCGATTTTATTGTTCTGGTTCCCGCTTTTGTCACATCACAAATTAAGGCTGCATTTGAGGTCGGCGTGCTTATTTACCTCCCCTTCTTTGTTATCGATCTTGTCACCTCTAACATCCTACTCGCAATGGGGATGATGATGCTATCGCCGTTGACTATTGCCCTGCCCCTTAAATTACTATTACTTGTGATGATTGACGGATGGACTCTGATTGTTCAGGGTCTCGTTTTATCATATCGCTAA
- the sctS gene encoding type III secretion system export apparatus subunit SctS, translated as MYQSEIYQLTYQCLILIMILSGPPIIISMIFGLVVAIFQAATQIQEQTLSFTVKLVAVILVLMIMGGFLSGQIMQFSHYIFDNFYKWRG; from the coding sequence ATGTATCAATCTGAAATCTACCAACTCACGTATCAATGCCTCATCCTGATTATGATTTTGTCAGGACCGCCGATCATTATCAGTATGATTTTCGGTCTGGTTGTTGCCATTTTTCAAGCGGCAACTCAAATTCAAGAGCAAACCCTATCATTTACGGTTAAACTGGTCGCCGTAATTTTAGTTTTGATGATCATGGGTGGATTTTTAAGTGGCCAGATTATGCAATTTTCTCATTACATTTTTGATAATTTTTATAAGTGGCGCGGTTAA
- a CDS encoding flagellar biosynthetic protein FliR, which produces MTTSSVTDSSFINYLLSFNLSPNSLLTFFILTFFRMAPIAALTPFLGGKVMPMTARAGFAIFLALVFMPMAITTSQHPLLFDPQFIGYSIKEILIGFVLSFLASMPFFAVEASGILIDYARGSSSLIGQNVLTQNQASPIGIFYNFVLIFMFYKLGGMELFFNAVMTSYEVLPIDKILPASFYNIKNDFWKLSSDILGQIFGLAIRFAAPSLVAILMAEFFLGIANRLAPQVQIAFLGMALKSLMGLLLLTIGWAFILKNMVSESLTFVKLIDQMLQKLNIP; this is translated from the coding sequence GTGACAACTTCTTCAGTCACAGACAGTAGTTTTATCAACTATCTGCTCAGTTTTAATCTGAGCCCTAATAGCCTGCTGACCTTTTTTATCCTCACCTTTTTTAGAATGGCTCCCATTGCGGCACTGACCCCGTTTTTGGGGGGTAAAGTAATGCCTATGACAGCGCGAGCCGGCTTTGCTATTTTCTTAGCTCTTGTCTTCATGCCGATGGCAATCACGACATCTCAACATCCCCTGCTATTTGACCCTCAATTTATTGGCTATTCCATTAAGGAAATTCTCATTGGGTTTGTCCTTTCTTTTTTAGCTTCAATGCCTTTCTTTGCCGTTGAAGCTTCAGGTATTTTAATTGACTATGCACGGGGATCTTCGAGTTTAATCGGACAAAATGTTTTGACGCAGAACCAAGCCTCTCCTATTGGTATTTTTTATAACTTTGTCCTCATCTTTATGTTTTATAAACTTGGGGGAATGGAACTCTTTTTTAATGCCGTTATGACCTCTTATGAAGTATTGCCGATTGATAAAATTCTTCCTGCCAGTTTTTACAACATAAAGAATGACTTTTGGAAACTATCCTCTGATATTTTAGGACAAATTTTTGGTTTGGCCATCCGCTTTGCAGCCCCGTCTCTCGTTGCAATTTTAATGGCCGAATTTTTTCTCGGTATTGCTAACCGCTTAGCGCCTCAAGTCCAAATCGCCTTTTTGGGAATGGCGCTTAAATCTCTGATGGGATTATTGCTTTTAACAATCGGGTGGGCATTCATTTTAAAAAACATGGTCTCCGAATCATTAACGTTTGTCAAACTCATCGATCAAATGTTACAAAAACTCAATATTCCTTAG
- a CDS encoding SufS family cysteine desulfurase gives MASTPTLLDDKTVKADFPLFQSGICYLDSAATTQKPACVIDAMTHFMEHDYATVNRAVYDLAMESTARYFLVREKVARWIHAKRPEEIVWTRGTTDGMNLLAISLARTALQAGDVILISELEHHSNIVPWQLIAKDKKIEVKAIRLKTNGELDLDHMRALLAEGNVKVMSIAHVSNLLGTIHPIREMIREAKKYRVITIVDGAQAPSHCLVDVQALDCDFYLFSGHKIYGPTGIGVLYGKYEWLEALSPCQGGGDMIELVTLEKTTFQKPPLKFEAGTPPITEIIGLGAAIDWIEKIGINKIQAHEKALYDIAFQKLSDQIGVNIIGNPPHRSAIIPFVIEGVHPLDLATMLGAQGICIRSGHMCAQPALQKLGISSICRVSFAYYNSAEDVERFMQALHKLCHILKNQSAL, from the coding sequence ATGGCAAGCACTCCCACTCTATTAGATGATAAAACAGTGAAGGCTGATTTCCCCTTATTTCAATCGGGGATTTGCTATCTGGATAGTGCTGCAACAACACAAAAACCGGCATGTGTTATTGATGCCATGACACACTTTATGGAGCACGATTATGCTACAGTGAACCGCGCTGTCTATGATCTTGCAATGGAGAGCACGGCACGCTACTTTCTTGTGAGAGAAAAAGTCGCGAGATGGATTCATGCAAAACGCCCTGAAGAAATTGTCTGGACAAGAGGGACAACGGACGGGATGAATTTACTTGCGATCTCACTTGCGCGCACCGCCCTTCAAGCGGGCGATGTTATTTTGATTTCGGAGCTTGAGCATCACTCTAATATTGTTCCTTGGCAACTCATTGCAAAAGATAAAAAAATTGAAGTTAAAGCCATACGGCTTAAAACCAATGGAGAGCTCGACCTCGATCATATGCGGGCTCTTTTAGCTGAGGGAAATGTCAAAGTCATGAGCATTGCACATGTGAGCAATCTCCTCGGAACGATCCATCCTATCCGTGAAATGATTCGGGAAGCCAAAAAATATAGAGTCATTACCATTGTCGACGGAGCACAAGCACCCTCTCATTGTTTAGTGGATGTGCAAGCGCTCGATTGTGATTTTTATCTCTTTTCAGGGCATAAAATATATGGACCGACAGGCATCGGTGTCCTTTACGGCAAATATGAGTGGTTAGAGGCACTATCTCCTTGTCAAGGGGGAGGTGATATGATCGAGCTTGTCACGCTTGAAAAAACGACATTTCAAAAACCCCCACTGAAATTTGAAGCGGGGACCCCGCCCATTACGGAAATCATTGGGCTCGGAGCTGCTATAGATTGGATAGAAAAGATTGGCATCAATAAAATTCAGGCGCACGAAAAAGCTCTGTATGACATCGCTTTTCAAAAGCTTTCAGATCAAATCGGCGTCAACATTATAGGAAATCCTCCGCATAGGAGCGCGATCATTCCTTTTGTGATTGAAGGAGTGCATCCTCTTGATCTTGCAACCATGCTGGGGGCTCAGGGAATTTGTATCCGTTCAGGACATATGTGCGCGCAACCGGCACTGCAAAAGCTGGGGATCTCTTCGATTTGCCGCGTATCCTTTGCTTACTACAATTCGGCCGAAGACGTGGAGCGATTCATGCAAGCGCTCCATAAGCTATGCCATATTCTCAAAAATCAAAGCGCGCTTTAA
- a CDS encoding SufD family Fe-S cluster assembly protein, with amino-acid sequence MTIFSHGFEEMIASRKASFFARHQQRAHEKYLQVGLPTLKHEAFKQCQLKKIYSIDPKRPLYGESQSTEADIVICDHKVTIRQPIEGVDLIDLVHLPPSYTPFIDRRMQLLVKQIECPFGLLNLSLNMEGIFIFIPKGKQLSRPIHIAIDRNSSIQQQTKIFFVAGERSSAQVILSYIGTEEGFENDLIDVTLEKGAMLDWMIEHRGLSQGVTHAQMQASIKRDAELKVHVLEKGSPLFRFIFEAQLLEEGAFCDIKGLAIAEAQEEMHNVIKIHHKAESTRSNQLIKHLLVEHSKTSFMGKIYVDACAQMTNAYQLNRNLLLSPTSSAHSKPGLEIFADDVKASHGATIAHLDEELAFYLKARGLSQEEARHFLIRAFVKEIFESMAYQPLQDQWQALPLY; translated from the coding sequence ATGACAATATTTTCTCATGGTTTTGAAGAAATGATCGCTTCTCGAAAGGCATCTTTTTTTGCACGCCATCAACAAAGAGCTCATGAAAAATATTTGCAGGTGGGTTTACCCACGCTAAAACATGAGGCATTTAAGCAATGCCAACTTAAAAAAATATATAGTATTGATCCCAAGCGCCCTTTATATGGCGAGAGTCAGTCTACTGAGGCTGATATTGTCATTTGCGATCATAAGGTCACTATTCGGCAACCTATTGAGGGGGTCGATCTCATCGATTTAGTGCATCTTCCGCCTTCTTATACGCCATTCATCGACCGGCGCATGCAGCTTCTGGTGAAACAGATTGAGTGCCCTTTTGGGCTGCTCAATTTATCCTTGAATATGGAAGGGATCTTTATTTTTATCCCCAAAGGGAAACAATTAAGTCGCCCTATTCATATTGCCATTGATCGAAACTCCTCGATTCAGCAACAGACAAAAATCTTTTTTGTGGCAGGGGAGAGAAGTTCTGCACAGGTCATTCTTTCTTATATAGGGACTGAAGAGGGATTTGAAAATGATCTCATCGATGTCACCCTTGAAAAAGGGGCAATGCTTGATTGGATGATTGAGCATCGCGGGTTGAGTCAGGGTGTGACTCATGCACAAATGCAAGCGAGTATCAAGCGCGATGCAGAGCTCAAGGTGCATGTGCTTGAAAAAGGATCCCCTCTCTTTCGCTTTATTTTTGAAGCACAATTATTAGAGGAAGGCGCCTTTTGCGATATTAAGGGTCTCGCTATTGCAGAAGCTCAGGAAGAAATGCATAATGTCATTAAAATCCATCATAAAGCAGAGTCTACGCGATCTAATCAGCTCATTAAGCATTTACTTGTCGAGCACTCAAAAACGAGCTTTATGGGAAAGATTTACGTCGATGCATGTGCCCAGATGACCAATGCCTACCAACTCAATCGCAACCTACTCTTGTCACCCACATCAAGTGCCCATTCAAAACCGGGTCTTGAGATTTTTGCCGATGATGTGAAAGCTTCTCACGGAGCCACCATAGCGCATCTCGATGAAGAGCTCGCTTTTTATTTAAAAGCGCGCGGACTATCTCAAGAGGAGGCGCGCCATTTTCTCATTCGCGCCTTTGTAAAAGAAATTTTCGAATCAATGGCTTATCAACCCCTCCAAGATCAATGGCAAGCACTCCCACTCTATTAG